Proteins found in one Massilia sp. H6 genomic segment:
- the epsL gene encoding XrtB/PEP-CTERM-associated polysaccharide biosynthesis outer membrane protein EpsL, whose translation MMPHPRLALVATTFALAPALGGALLLLPARAAAAEQQEQGLRLYGGIGWGYDDNLLRVPDDRPAFSGKRSDRWRQLDAGAVYDQRIGRQRVALVAKASTLKFDHFQQLDHDGRDLQGTWFWEVGNKLDGKLGARYERALAPYTDFFSDERNMRELRRHWVDAGYQLHPSWKLRAGFTRERFEYELLRQRVNNRTERAVEAELLYTPRSGSSVGVVARRLEGAYPLRRPVLAGVLDDDFTQHELKLRVHWIGTGVTRLQALAGYVRRGQSWPGDGNTSGVNGRLNAFVTPHGKLSYEASLWREFAPIESTIASYTLNRGASIGASWAATGKLKVDASTAYEERAYNPRAGFAAGADLSDSLRRTSLRATWQASRKVTVSARWQQQRRSGSPVLGLGSFDANTVVLNANLLF comes from the coding sequence ATGATGCCGCATCCACGCCTTGCCCTGGTCGCCACCACCTTTGCCCTTGCCCCTGCACTGGGCGGGGCCCTGTTGCTGCTTCCGGCGCGCGCCGCCGCGGCCGAGCAGCAGGAACAAGGCCTGCGCCTGTACGGCGGCATCGGCTGGGGCTACGACGATAACCTGTTGCGCGTGCCCGACGACCGTCCCGCTTTTTCTGGCAAGCGCAGCGACCGCTGGCGCCAGCTTGATGCCGGCGCCGTGTACGACCAGCGGATCGGCCGCCAGCGCGTGGCATTGGTGGCCAAGGCCTCGACCCTGAAGTTCGACCACTTCCAGCAGCTCGACCATGACGGGCGCGACCTGCAGGGCACCTGGTTCTGGGAAGTGGGCAACAAGCTCGACGGGAAGCTCGGCGCCAGGTACGAGCGCGCCCTGGCTCCCTATACCGATTTCTTCAGCGACGAGCGCAACATGCGCGAGCTGCGCCGTCATTGGGTCGACGCCGGCTACCAGCTGCACCCGAGCTGGAAGCTGCGCGCCGGCTTCACGCGCGAGCGCTTCGAGTACGAGCTGCTGCGCCAGCGCGTCAACAACCGCACCGAACGCGCCGTCGAGGCCGAGCTGCTCTACACCCCGCGCAGCGGCAGCTCGGTGGGTGTGGTGGCGCGCCGCCTCGAGGGCGCCTACCCGCTTCGCCGCCCGGTCCTGGCCGGCGTGCTCGACGACGACTTCACCCAGCACGAACTGAAGCTGCGCGTCCATTGGATCGGCACCGGCGTCACCCGCCTGCAGGCACTGGCCGGCTATGTCCGGCGCGGGCAGAGCTGGCCCGGCGACGGCAACACCAGCGGTGTCAACGGTCGCCTGAACGCCTTTGTTACCCCGCACGGCAAGCTGAGCTACGAGGCCTCACTGTGGCGCGAATTCGCCCCGATCGAGAGCACCATCGCCAGCTATACGTTGAACCGGGGCGCCAGCATCGGCGCCAGCTGGGCCGCCACCGGCAAGCTCAAGGTCGACGCCAGTACCGCCTACGAAGAGCGGGCCTACAATCCGCGCGCCGGTTTCGCCGCTGGTGCCGACCTGAGCGACTCGCTACGGCGCACCAGCTTGCGCGCGACCTGGCAAGCCAGCCGCAAGGTGACCGTGTCGGCCCGCTGGCAGCAGCAGCGGCGCAGCGGCTCCCCGGTACTGGGCCTGGGCAGCTTCGACGCGAACACCGTGGTCTTGAACGCCAATTTGCTGTTCTGA
- a CDS encoding undecaprenyl-phosphate glucose phosphotransferase, with product MTVNDVPIISFFQRVLDPLIIMGTLYLATMYYGEPFSGYSLVLMILAFFISSAVYQHVDPYRTWRSGRMLAYARDTIFGWCLTIAVLYFLGSASGLKYFYDERVLLAWIIATPLTILASHLAVRQATGSRDCSREVRSVVVVGANEVGLKFARVCERHPNLFMDVKGFFEDRGHGRRPAILAYPLLGGMADICAYVREHHIKMIFISQPISAQPRIRRLIDELKDTTASVYFLPDVYVFDLMQARFDTVGGMPVIAISETPFMGFNSVIKRGSDIVIGGIILLLLAPLMAVTALAVKLTSPGPVIFRQRRYGLYGEEIYVYKFRSMNVTEDGADVVQASKNDGRVTRIGSFLRRTSLDELPQFFNVLQGRMSLVGPRPHAVAHNEQYRKLIKGYMLRHKVRPGITGWAQVNGLRGETATLDKMEARIQYDLDYLRNWSLWLDLWIILKTVKVVLKRENAH from the coding sequence ATGACGGTTAACGATGTTCCGATCATCTCGTTCTTCCAGCGCGTGCTCGATCCGTTGATCATCATGGGAACCCTGTACTTGGCAACCATGTACTACGGGGAACCGTTTTCGGGGTATTCGCTGGTACTGATGATCCTGGCCTTCTTCATTTCGTCCGCGGTCTACCAGCACGTCGATCCCTACCGCACCTGGCGCAGTGGCCGCATGCTGGCCTACGCGCGCGATACCATCTTCGGCTGGTGCCTGACGATCGCGGTGCTGTACTTCCTGGGCTCGGCCAGCGGGCTGAAATATTTCTACGACGAGCGGGTGCTGCTGGCGTGGATCATCGCGACCCCGCTCACCATCCTGGCCAGCCATCTGGCGGTGCGCCAGGCCACCGGCAGCCGCGACTGTTCGCGCGAAGTGCGCTCGGTCGTGGTGGTCGGCGCCAACGAGGTCGGCCTCAAGTTTGCCAGGGTGTGCGAGCGCCACCCCAATCTGTTCATGGACGTAAAGGGTTTCTTCGAAGACCGCGGCCACGGGCGCCGCCCGGCCATCCTGGCTTATCCGCTGCTGGGCGGCATGGCCGACATCTGCGCCTACGTGCGCGAACACCACATCAAGATGATCTTCATCAGCCAGCCGATCTCGGCCCAGCCGCGCATCCGCAGGCTGATCGACGAGCTGAAAGACACCACCGCTTCGGTGTATTTTCTGCCCGACGTCTACGTGTTTGACCTGATGCAGGCGCGTTTCGACACCGTCGGTGGCATGCCGGTGATCGCGATCAGCGAAACGCCATTCATGGGCTTTAACAGCGTCATCAAGCGCGGCAGCGACATCGTGATCGGCGGCATCATCCTGCTGCTGCTGGCGCCGCTGATGGCGGTCACCGCGCTCGCAGTCAAGCTGACCTCGCCCGGACCGGTGATTTTCCGGCAACGCCGCTATGGCCTGTATGGCGAGGAGATCTACGTCTACAAATTCCGCTCGATGAACGTCACCGAGGATGGCGCCGATGTCGTTCAGGCCAGCAAGAATGACGGCCGCGTGACCCGCATCGGCAGCTTCCTGCGCCGTACCTCGCTCGACGAATTGCCGCAGTTTTTCAATGTGCTGCAGGGGCGCATGAGCCTGGTCGGACCGCGCCCGCATGCGGTGGCTCACAACGAGCAATACCGCAAGCTGATCAAGGGTTACATGCTGCGCCACAAGGTACGTCCGGGCATCACCGGCTGGGCCCAGGTCAACGGCCTGCGCGGAGAAACCGCCACCCTCGACAAGATGGAAGCGCGCATTCAGTACGACCTCGACTACCTGCGCAACTGGTCGCTATGGCTGGACCTGTGGATCATCCTGAAAACCGTCAAGGTGGTGCTCAAGCGCGAAAATGCGCATTGA
- a CDS encoding GDP-L-fucose synthase — protein MLNHSTPGWQCGQQPTEPRIYVAGHRGLVGSAIVRVLRAQGRTDIVTRSHHELELTDQAQVREFFHREAIDQVYLAAAKVGGIHANNTYPAEFIYDNMMVQANVVHEAWKAGVRKLLFLGSSCIYPRLAAQPIREESLMNGILEPTNEPYAMAKIAGIKLCESFNRQYGTDYRSVMPTNLYGPGDNYHPENSHVIPALLRRFHEAVSANAAEVVIWGSGKPMREFLYVDDMATASVFVMNLAHAQYAANTDPMHSHINVGTGEDVTIAELARLVGETVGYRGRIVFDASKPDGTPRKLLDVSKLAALGWRASTALPDGLRRTYDAFLAVQGQQGAAPQASPVDPAHGPALSPSAAECARPVRQISAVSADTSGL, from the coding sequence ATGTTGAACCATTCGACGCCAGGCTGGCAGTGCGGCCAGCAGCCTACCGAGCCCCGCATCTATGTCGCCGGCCATCGCGGCCTGGTGGGCTCGGCCATCGTGCGCGTTTTGCGCGCCCAGGGACGGACCGATATCGTTACACGCAGCCACCACGAACTGGAGCTCACCGACCAGGCCCAGGTGCGCGAATTCTTCCATCGTGAAGCGATCGACCAGGTCTACCTGGCCGCGGCCAAGGTAGGCGGCATCCACGCCAATAACACGTATCCAGCAGAATTTATATACGACAACATGATGGTCCAGGCCAATGTGGTGCACGAGGCCTGGAAGGCGGGTGTGCGCAAGCTTCTGTTTCTCGGATCCTCGTGCATCTATCCGCGCCTGGCCGCCCAGCCGATCCGCGAAGAATCGCTCATGAACGGCATACTCGAGCCAACCAACGAACCCTATGCGATGGCCAAGATCGCCGGCATCAAGCTATGCGAGAGCTTCAACCGCCAGTACGGCACCGACTACCGCAGCGTGATGCCGACCAACCTGTACGGTCCGGGCGACAACTACCACCCAGAAAACAGCCACGTGATCCCGGCGCTGCTACGCCGCTTCCACGAGGCGGTGAGCGCCAATGCGGCCGAGGTTGTGATCTGGGGTAGTGGCAAGCCCATGCGTGAATTCCTGTACGTGGACGACATGGCCACTGCCAGTGTCTTTGTCATGAACCTGGCGCACGCGCAGTACGCCGCCAATACCGACCCGATGCACTCGCACATCAATGTCGGCACCGGCGAAGATGTCACCATCGCCGAGCTGGCCCGGCTGGTCGGTGAAACCGTCGGCTACCGGGGCCGCATCGTGTTCGACGCCAGCAAGCCGGACGGCACCCCACGCAAGCTGCTCGACGTCTCGAAGCTGGCTGCACTGGGCTGGCGCGCCTCGACCGCGCTGCCCGATGGACTGCGCCGCACCTATGACGCCTTCCTGGCCGTGCAGGGGCAACAAGGCGCCGCGCCGCAGGCAAGTCCAGTCGACCCCGCCCACGGCCCGGCACTGTCGCCATCCGCCGCGGAATGCGCGCGGCCCGTTCGGCAAATCAGCGCGGTGTCGGCTGACACATCTGGCTTGTAA
- a CDS encoding EpsD family peptidyl-prolyl cis-trans isomerase → MLNIFHFAAPLASPVRPRGLLSAAALLLAGAALAGCGDDRAKQAKPGQALASVNGEEITVLQLNEEMQRAGLPAAQQAVASKQILQALIDRELLEDEAAKGKIDRDPKVMQAIERARSLIIAQAYLQKRLGEPVRPTQAEVEDYFNKNPQFFAQRKQFIMNELILAGADLTPEVRAAADAARSLEEVAVLLDARNIKYGRAQVTRSTADLNPQLSGKLLAMPKGQLFVVKEGERAMLISIAEVRDAPVTLAVAAPQIGQFLTNRKNKELAAAEIQRLRASARIDYLNKDYAPDASTPGATAAANGAPATPRVVPVAATEAAPAATAGVDKGAFDKGVAGLE, encoded by the coding sequence ATGTTGAACATCTTTCATTTTGCCGCGCCGCTTGCATCGCCTGTCAGGCCACGGGGCCTGCTGTCCGCCGCTGCGCTGCTGCTGGCCGGGGCGGCCCTGGCTGGCTGCGGTGACGACCGGGCCAAGCAAGCCAAGCCGGGCCAGGCACTGGCCAGTGTCAACGGCGAAGAAATCACCGTACTGCAGTTGAACGAAGAAATGCAGCGCGCCGGCCTGCCTGCCGCCCAGCAGGCCGTTGCCAGCAAACAGATCCTGCAGGCGCTGATCGACCGCGAGCTGCTCGAAGACGAGGCGGCCAAGGGAAAGATCGACCGCGACCCCAAGGTGATGCAAGCCATCGAGCGCGCGCGGTCGCTGATCATCGCCCAGGCCTACTTGCAAAAGCGGTTGGGCGAACCGGTGCGCCCGACCCAGGCCGAAGTCGAAGACTATTTCAATAAGAATCCGCAGTTCTTTGCCCAGCGCAAGCAGTTCATCATGAACGAGCTGATCCTGGCTGGCGCCGACCTGACCCCGGAAGTGCGCGCCGCTGCCGATGCTGCCCGGTCGCTCGAAGAAGTCGCGGTCTTGCTCGATGCGCGCAACATCAAGTACGGCCGCGCCCAGGTCACCCGCAGCACCGCCGACCTCAACCCCCAGCTCTCCGGCAAGCTGCTGGCCATGCCCAAGGGCCAGTTGTTTGTCGTAAAAGAGGGCGAGCGGGCGATGCTGATCTCGATCGCGGAGGTACGCGACGCACCGGTCACGCTGGCGGTGGCGGCTCCCCAGATCGGCCAGTTCTTGACGAACAGAAAGAACAAGGAGCTGGCCGCTGCCGAGATCCAGCGCCTGCGCGCCAGCGCCAGGATCGATTACCTGAACAAGGACTACGCCCCTGACGCCAGCACGCCAGGCGCCACCGCTGCGGCAAACGGGGCGCCGGCCACGCCGCGGGTAGTGCCGGTGGCCGCGACCGAAGCGGCGCCAGCGGCCACAGCGGGCGTCGACAAGGGCGCGTTCGACAAGGGCGTAGCCGGTCTTGAATAG
- the epsE gene encoding polysaccharide export protein EpsE — MKRFIKWAVATALVLGMGIASAAEVLLGPGDVVKLSVYGSPDLSLETRVSETGNITFPLLGQVAVGGLPVAAAEKKIGELLEKGGYLKKAQVNMLVTTLASQQVSVLGYVNRPGRYAVDGRRKVLDVLAMAGGIHGDGGDLINLVRTRNGSTTRATIDVIDMVRKGELDNDVEVAGGDIIYVERAPRAYVTGEVARPGPFRLERGMTVQQAVSAGGGLSLRGSNNGIKITRRDASGNPVTINVKASDPVQVDDVIVVRESWF, encoded by the coding sequence ATGAAACGATTCATCAAGTGGGCGGTGGCCACGGCGCTGGTCCTGGGCATGGGAATTGCCAGCGCCGCCGAAGTGCTGCTGGGGCCGGGCGACGTGGTCAAGCTGTCGGTCTATGGCAGTCCGGATTTGTCGCTCGAGACGCGTGTCAGCGAGACCGGCAACATCACTTTCCCACTGCTGGGTCAGGTTGCCGTCGGCGGCCTGCCGGTGGCGGCGGCCGAGAAGAAGATCGGCGAGCTGCTCGAGAAAGGCGGCTATCTCAAGAAGGCCCAGGTCAACATGCTGGTCACTACCCTGGCAAGCCAGCAGGTGTCGGTGCTGGGCTATGTCAACCGGCCGGGCCGCTATGCGGTGGACGGGCGCCGCAAGGTACTGGATGTGCTGGCGATGGCGGGCGGCATCCATGGCGATGGCGGCGACCTCATCAACCTGGTCCGGACCCGCAACGGCAGCACCACGCGCGCGACCATCGACGTAATCGACATGGTGCGCAAAGGCGAACTGGACAACGATGTCGAAGTCGCCGGCGGCGACATCATCTATGTCGAGCGCGCCCCGCGCGCCTATGTCACCGGCGAGGTGGCCCGTCCGGGACCGTTCCGCCTTGAACGCGGCATGACCGTCCAGCAGGCTGTTTCGGCCGGGGGCGGCCTGAGCCTGCGTGGCAGTAACAACGGCATCAAGATCACCCGCCGCGACGCCAGCGGCAACCCGGTGACGATCAATGTCAAGGCCAGCGACCCGGTTCAGGTCGACGATGTGATTGTCGTCCGTGAAAGCTGGTTCTAA